The window CATCCAAATCATCAGTGTTATTAATGTCATCcacaataattaaattttaattccatcagggttttttttttgttttttttttttaatgacagcCCATAGgtttgtcagtaaaaactaattgggtgcattaaaaatttgtaccttgtcgttagaaaaatcagggggcggtttttaatatataatgtgcaagtttttaagcatgtaatatgttgttagtaaCAGCCCTTaaggctgtcattatcattttccttttcttttctagaTAAAAGTGAGTCATAAGTaggttttcattttctaaaggAGGACTTTAAAGAGTTCTATGGTGACGCAGTTGTAGGGGTGTCacaatgggtgggttgggtaattgATGCTAGCTTGTATCTTGAACGATATCCATCAAATGCATCTTCTTAAatagttacatatattttttgatagaATTCAGCAAACCGAATTAGACAAGTTGATTAATGAGTTCAACCTCCACTAGCTCATTATATCCCAATGgcatatttaaaaaatagattgACGCCTCAAAGTAGCTATCGCTTTATGCTGCAAGACGAAGAATATGATGGCATGGAGCTCCAGTTTTGCGCAAAGTAAGCGAACCATGGATATCATAAGTGCTAAAGCCAAAGAAACCCCACTAATAAGAAACAAACCTTGAAACCTACCAAAGTTCAAGGTTTTCGGTTTAGGCAGAGTATCTTCAGATGATGCAGAGTGTTTCTTGAACCAATACTTCTCCAGATCTTCCAGTTTTCCATTTTCTCTTAGTTTGGCAATTTGTCTTGACATCTCTTCTACCATAGGTGATCCTTTTTGAAAAGCCTAAATGAGATAAATACTTTACTGTGTTATTCTAACCAATCGAATACACTGACCGTTCACTTAATGTACACAATACTTTTACTCACATCTATTGAAATACGAAAAATAAAAGGTACTACTTACGAAGCCAAAACCAGAAGTAATTGGTTCAGACGAAACAAGGGCGTAGTCAGCTGAGTGCCTTCCTAGAAACATCTTGATGTAAGGAATTTCATCGATGATAGCATCAGCACCACCATGTTTTCCACCTTTTGATAAAGCATCTGCGTAATCATCATATGAATAGTATTGGCTATGTTTAAAATTCCCAAAATCCAAGTTGCTAACAGTCACTCCTGCCACAAAAGAGCCGCCATGAAACCCCACAGTTCCACCCTTTGATGCTATTTGGAACTGTTCAACAGTTAGTAGTGAAGCCAATGTTGCAGTGTAACTCGAGATAAGAATAAGTACAACTAGTAACCAGATGAACAATACAAACTTGGACAGTTTACTTGACAGCCTCTCACCTACATCATAAAGTTTCATAAAATGATTAGTATGTATATGTGATTATTGTAGTTCCACTTTAATTTACACGAGGAGAAGGGGAGAGAGAGAACTTTGAGTAAAAAATAGGGTCATTAGGATGATCCAAAAGGTTGCTCCGATTTGCTCAGCAGGTGATCTTTGGGACCCTTGATCCTTAGactcaataacaaaaattacaaagCCAGTGAGGATAGCAAAACAAATTGTGCATAGCCAAAGATCCAAGTCGAGTGGCTTCAAGAAGATCCACATGTCATTATGGTTGATTCTTGCAAGCGTTCCTACGCCTATGTCAGTGTAAGTAGCTGTGAAGTCAACATACTGATATCTGTTTTCAAGAATAGTTGAATCACCCAAGATAGCATCAATCTCCTGATAAATATGTACAAAACATACAAGTTAGATAAAGTTATATAACTTGCATATGTGAAACCCCTGACTTTGATATTCTAAAATTTGCATACCTGAGCATGAACCTTCATTACAAGATCGTTATAAGTTTCATTGGCATATGGAACTAAATCGTAGGATACATTCAAAGCTTGGATGCATATATTGAAGACATCTACAGAAAATCCGGTGGCAGTTGTAACATTTTCCACATTGTCATACTTTGCATCTATAAAGTACGTGAAATTTCTTTCTGTTAGAACGCCAACTTTCAGTTTTATATCACTAGTCGTTTGTAATATCCGACGTTTTGGAGAGCATGTAGACCCTCTCCTCTCTCCATTTTCTATAATGTTCACAATTTTGAATCCATTGGAGACTAGCTTTCCATCAATGAGTCGATACTCACCACTTAAACccttaaatcttgattttgaAATCTCATATAGAAGCATAGAATCAAACCGTGGGACAACAAATGATGACCGAACTCCAACCCTTTGAACAGACTCTGCAAGTGCCCAAATTGTGTTGTATGCCCATATAGCAAGCACACTCACCTCTCTTGATGCTAAAGTAGGGTACTTTGTAGTACATTCATTGTACCATCTTGCCGTTAAATTCAGCAACGTGTTTGATGCCGGAATGTATGGCCTCACAGATATCACTCCTTGCAATGACTCGATAACTTCATTATCCACAGATTGCAATATGTCAACCGTTTTATAAGTTACAATCCAAGTATATTCTTCACTTACCATTCCCATTCTTTCCGCATTTAATAAAACTCTGGCAGCTAATGAAGATGACAAATTTACAATAATGACTGTTGAGAGACCAATCTTGATATTTTGCAACTCTTGAGTGATTTGATCATCTGTGGCCATGGCTTGAACTGCACTTCTGCGACTGACTCGGATGCTTTTGTCTTGGAAAGATTCAAGAAAATGTGATAAGCTTTCCCGCCCACAATCTGCATCctcatataaaaatataacatcTCTCCATTTGAAAGATTCCACAAGGGTAGTAATGCTTTTGGACATTACTGATTCGTCTTCTTTAATTTGAAACAAGTATGGATAGTCCATAGAGGAAGAACCCGCAAAGGAAAATATTGGAACTTTAGCCTTATTAGCAATCGGGGCTAATATCTTTGCTTCAAGATATGTTTCTGGGCCTAGGATTGCTTGCACCTTTACGTTATTCAGAAGATCAAGAACTGCAAGAAAGGTACTAATGAAGCGAAGATACTTACGTTGGATTTAATCTTAATTCATCCATATATTTATTGGACTTTCGTAATAAGCTAAAAAAGGTACgataaataataatcatttgTCAGTTTTTCACCATACCAGATGATcgacaagaaaacaaaagggATAAAGAAAAGGAGATGAGCACATACCAGCTGATAAAGCTTCTAAAGGGCAACCTTTGGAGTCCCTTGTGTGGAAAACGATTCTCGTTCTGTAATTGTTATTAAGTGCATAAAAATCAGACATCGCCATAGTTATGAAGCTGTGAATGGACTTTGCAGTCCATGACTCCATGTCAAGAACGACCCCCACTCGTATAAAAACTTGGTCATGCATGAGGATGCCATTGTTTTTAGATGGCAATGAGTGTATACATAAATCCTGGTTTAAAAAGCTCAAGTATATCAGAAACAGTAGGATGATTTCGCTTCGACTCTGGAGCACCATCTTTTGAAGAAGTAACAAGCAATGTGCAACATTTAGTTTTTAGGGGTTTAACTTAGATAAAAACAACTAGCCATGTAGATACTATCAAAGTACAACTAGCTTTGAATTAAGAATGCAGAGAAAAGTAAATGAAGTTGAAATgtacatttgaaaattttataattattataaaatctcTTGAGAAATGATGTAGAAAGTGTCACAAAAGGTCAACATCAGATAATTTTAGCCTCTCTATTCTTATTCCTAGCTACTAATTTTAGCTGCAATATGTAAATGAGGTTAGTTTGACCTGTTGGGAATTGCTATTCCATCTGTTGGCCATTCTTTATTATCACAGGGatatgatgagtgtgtgtgtgtatataagaGAACGAATAAAcagaaagatatataaattaactgCTATTCGAATGGTTTCATATGTACAACATCTTCtaatattattgttttgatAATACCAAGTTGTATGTTTTTTTCCCCTCCCAGTGACAAGATTCTTGTTTTCAGTTGTGTAGttctaaaaaaaagtcaattgTCATTGAATGTAACGAGAACTTTTGactatgataaatatatatctaagggaaatgattaatcctcctaaataaataacctaaaaatcctcctaataagAAGATGATATGCAGATTGGCAAATAGTTCATATTGACTCGTAACGCTTTCCATAAAAGAAAAGGGTGCAATTTTATTGACAAGATTTAGCATTAGTTAAAGAGAAGTTTGTCTTATCAATATCCAAAGATGATCTGAAGCATATCAAGATCAGGATCTTCCTTTTGCTTATGATATTCTTGAGTTTCTTAAATCAGGGACTATGGGTGTTCTATTGTTCTAACAAGAAGAAACTCTCACTTCTTAAGTACTTTATAGATGCAAATCATGACATTCAGAATAGTAATACAACTGCCACTGGATTCTCTGTCGATGTGTTCAATATTTTGTGATCATGCAAACTCTTTTGACTCATTACCCAACTCGCCTAACGCCCTAACTTGCCTATCTTGCTACCTACAAGCGAAAATTGTTTCATTGGGTTAGGTTAAAATAAATGTACTTTGTGGCATATCAGGAGCTGATGCTATTTTGGGTGATTCAACGATTCTTGCGAACAGATCTCAATATGTTGACTTTACAGCAACTTAGGTTGGCTTTTCGATAGAGGAATCAAAATAGGTTGGTCTTTTCCTAGGAGGAACCAAAAGATTACTGTGGTGGAGCTGTTGCAGAGGTGGCATAATGGGTGGGTcgatgggttgggtaacaggttaTAATGGCTCAGAAGTACTGAAACGACCACAATATGCACCACTTccaattgaaaaacaaaatttagtcCTTAGCAACAGTTACAGTTTGCAAAGAAGACCTGTACGATAAAGCAAGCAGTTCATCCTCACTCGCCCTAAGACATCTCAAGATCTTGACCTTCGTTATGTATTCTGGCTTTCATTCAGACTTCACTAACCAAAATGATCTTCAGATAACTTTCCTGTTTCAGATCCAAAGCTTGTACTTGTGAACTGTTGCTGAGTCTGGTTTAGGTATAATCATGTGGGTGAGATGGCCAGGTAGGTTAACCCAAAAGATTTTAtccaattttttaatatattttcgaCTGATAGTTAGTGTGTCAAGTTCAAATTGGATGGATATTTCGCATTACAAACACACTGGATAATTTATCGACTTGTTtgaccatttttattttttagttattacAGTAGTTTTTTCTTGTTTGACCCTTTAGAAAGAAAAGACAGCCCGAACCAACCTGTTCATAAGTGACTGGGTCGAGATCTCCACCCCTACTTTGTTGCTTTGTATATTTTTTGTACTTCTGGTGTCTTTTAggaaaaaatctaaaaaagaaTGAACATGAAATTCTCTATGTATCTGATAATATATAAAGAAGAAATGACTTCTATAATAGATAAAAACATGTTTGTAATTATTCATATCCCAATGGTATATCTAGGTAAGAGATCGATGCTTCAAAGTAGCCATCAAATTATGCTTCAATACAAAGGAAATGATGCGATGGAGCACTAGTTTTGCACGAAGTACGCATATCACGGATATCAGAAGTGCTAAGGCTGAAGAGATCCCACTAATAAGAAATAAACCTCGAAACCTATCAAAATTCAAGGTTCGTGCCT is drawn from Erigeron canadensis isolate Cc75 chromosome 9, C_canadensis_v1, whole genome shotgun sequence and contains these coding sequences:
- the LOC122583979 gene encoding glutamate receptor 1.4-like, giving the protein MVLQSRSEIILLFLIYLSFLNQDLCIHSLPSKNNGILMHDQVFIRVGVVLDMESWTAKSIHSFITMAMSDFYALNNNYRTRIVFHTRDSKGCPLEALSAVLDLLNNVKVQAILGPETYLEAKILAPIANKAKVPIFSFAGSSSMDYPYLFQIKEDESVMSKSITTLVESFKWRDVIFLYEDADCGRESLSHFLESFQDKSIRVSRRSAVQAMATDDQITQELQNIKIGLSTVIIVNLSSSLAARVLLNAERMGMVSEEYTWIVTYKTVDILQSVDNEVIESLQGVISVRPYIPASNTLLNLTARWYNECTTKYPTLASREVSVLAIWAYNTIWALAESVQRVGVRSSFVVPRFDSMLLYEISKSRFKGLSGEYRLIDGKLVSNGFKIVNIIENGERRGSTCSPKRRILQTTSDIKLKVGVLTERNFTYFIDAKYDNVENVTTATGFSVDVFNICIQALNVSYDLVPYANETYNDLVMKVHAQEIDAILGDSTILENRYQYVDFTATYTDIGVGTLARINHNDMWIFLKPLDLDLWLCTICFAILTGFVIFVIESKDQGSQRSPAEQIGATFWIILMTLFFTQSERLSSKLSKFVLFIWLLVVLILISSYTATLASLLTVEQFQIASKGGTVGFHGGSFVAGVTVSNLDFGNFKHSQYYSYDDYADALSKGGKHGGADAIIDEIPYIKMFLGRHSADYALVSSEPITSGFGFAFQKGSPMVEEMSRQIAKLRENGKLEDLEKYWFKKHSASSEDTLPKPKTLNFGRFQGLFLISGVSLALALMISMVRLLCAKLELHAIIFFVLQHKAIATLRRQSIF